The following proteins are encoded in a genomic region of Magnolia sinica isolate HGM2019 chromosome 1, MsV1, whole genome shotgun sequence:
- the LOC131249585 gene encoding uncharacterized protein LOC131249585: MGCCFSSQTNAVASSTAKVISVDGTLHEYSVPATVAHVLKSERESDSLFVCNSDKLYFDQRIPPLDPSEELQVGQIYFVLPISKLHYPLTASDMAAMAVKASEALNEEEPKESSRRRWRRRKKIQISPVLEVDQGLGDGDFDGFKIFEKEYGGLARSGSVRKMQRNASRRAKTAYRSFRSRLTTIYEISVSE, translated from the coding sequence ATGGGCTGCTGTTTCTCTTCACAGACTAACGCCGTTGCTTCCTCCACAGCCAAAGTCATCTCCGTTGACGGCACTCTCCATGAATACTCCGTCCCAGCAACGGTCGCTCACGTCCTCAAAAGCGAACGAGAAAGCGATTCACTCTTCGTCTGCAATTCCGACAAGCTGTATTTCGATCAGCGCATCCCACCGTTGGATCCAAGTGAAGAACTCCAGGTGGGCCAGATCTATTTCGTCCTTCCGATCAGTAAGCTTCATTACCCTCTAACAGCATCCGACATGGCCGCGATGGCGGTGAAGGCGAGCGAAGCGCTCAACGAGGAGGAGCCGAAGGAGAGCAGTCGGCGACGGTGGCGACGAAGGAAGAAGATCCAGATATCGCCTGTTTTGGAGGTGGACCAGGGTCTTGGAGATGGGGATTTTGATGGGTTTAAGATATTTGAGAAGGAGTATGGAGGGTTAGCGAGATCTGGGTCGGTGAGGAAGATGCAGAGGAATGCTTCAAGACGGGCGAAGACGGCTTATCGGTCTTTCAGATCGAGGCTGACCACCATCTATGAAATCTCTGTTTCTGAGTAA